In Erigeron canadensis isolate Cc75 chromosome 8, C_canadensis_v1, whole genome shotgun sequence, the DNA window aaaaaagtctaaaaaaTTGTAAGAATTGGGATTTTTTTGTTGATACCAACAAAGCTCCAACAGAGTACCAAATAGCTAGTCTGACTTCCCCTTTTGAGCGTCAAACACATGGTTTGTCAATCGGTATTGACTTTTTTCTTAGTAGCAAAGAAAGTAGTACACACTTAAAGCTACAAGTCTCAAACAAATGATTCCTGGTTCAGATGGCTAAGTTAATACTGGTTGAGACAAAGGCTACTGGGCAATAGATGGTAAATAACAACTACAGACAAAATGACTTATGCCAATGCCTTGTTCTCAAGTACATGACAACTCGACTTTGATCCATGTGATGTAAAGAGTCAGGATGTGATGCACCTTTGATAACTCATCTTAAGTTCATTATTGGAATTTTGAACTCCAGGTTTCATATGTTTTCTTCCAAAATACTATCTATATTCAATTGTAACTTGTGTATGGTCAGGGTTGATATTTGGTCAAAGGGAATATAAAGCTCAGAAAAAGCCCCTGCATCCACTTCTATCTCCAAGATTCCAAGACCATGTAGAATAGCTCAACAATCTAAGGAGTATCATAATGGGTATTGAATTTCAAATGAATATATTCCAATAGACACCTATAATTTACTAGGAACAGAGTACGTCTTTCATTCAAAGAGGGTAGTGAGTGCTTTGAAGTATTGATTCTTTTGATGTTAAGTTCATTACATGATATAAACCATGTAAGTTCAAAAACCTGTTGCTCATGAAAGATAGCATCAGAGATGCTATTTATGACTGTTTAACTCTTATCCATGCATGGCATTGATGCCAAAATCATGGTGGCCACATTCAGGATTATTTTACTCCTGAGAGGTGATTCTGTATGGTTTGCATACCATAATAAAGTCAAGATTCTGAGAAAACGAATAACAAGACAGACTATATGTGGCGCCCAGAATGCAACTAGTGAAAAGAAACATTAGCTTAAAAGGAAACGGGTCGACTCAAGTTATGTTTTATCCCCAACAAGCCAGTTTGCCAGATAAGCAAAGTAAAAAAAGGAAACGGGTCGAAAGTCTACCAATGTGTTCTTTGTAAGCCGAAATTCTCCTAAGTTCTAATAactttattcaaattattagatTGTTACTGAAAGAATGCAAATTTTGTAATCTTATTTGACACACTAActactaataaaattaaaaatatttgcgGTCAgcccaacctgacccaaaacTACCCATTCTGACCCAAAACCATGCTGACCAGGGCAGAGTTTGCCACCTCTAGTAACaactatataataaaagaatttATCAATAAGACTTTTTTCGTTCATTAGAAATTTCCTTTCCTTTGAATTTTCTTATCAGTGACTTGAAAAAACCCCCCATCACATATACCTACTTAACtgtttacttatttatgatTTAGCCATAGTCTAGAGTATATGGAAAGACATCATTTGTGTCCCTTAGGGGATCACCTCACattctatatttacttatttagtCTATCCCAACTAATTTTGGGTTGGAAGGGCTAGTGTCTGTGTAATTGTGTATTGTAGTCTCAATTGCtctatttttatgttttgtctCAGATGCGATTTTACAGCCTGTGAGGTATATTAGGGCTAGGTTTTTCCTTTTGGGTTCTCAGCTCTGGTTCCTTTCGGTTCAGTAACTATTACTACACATTAGTTAAGGAACAGAGATTCAAGGTAATAAGTTATGAGTAACTGAATGAAAGTTGGTGAAATGTGGCTTTGTTAAAAATAGAGCTCCAACACCCCCTCCCTTTGACATTTAGTACTGGATACAACCTGACTACTGAGATCAGAGTCAGACAAGCTACTTTTTGATTTCCAAAgttgaaatttattttaaagCAATTTATGTAGATTGGGAATTACATCAATAAATCTTTGCCACGATTAAGAGTATGTCCTGGCGTTAGATCTGAATAAAACTATATATCACATTCGAATTTGTATAAGTCTGGCATCAACTGTAATAACGAATCTCTTGTATCTTCATAACTAAAAGACTAATGATAAACGAAAATCTTCAATTATGCAATTTATGCTACAAGCCTATGAGTACACCAACTAATACATACTAGCACTAGTTTGGCTAACATTAACTAGATTTGGCACATCAGCCACACTCACCATCGACAAATATAAATGCTTTCTTACACACCAAGGATAATTTTCTGATTAGCGACAAATTGAACCTGTTCATGATGTGaaacctaaaaataaaaagtatatatcttTGGGTTATGTTAAATTTCTAAAATGGTCAAAAGGTAAGCAATGAGATTGTAGCTTGAAAGGAAATGATCAAAAGTCGccaaaatgtgttttcaaacctcctaaatcactctaataacaaaatagattcttaTTGAATTACTATAGTTCATAATAACCAAATGTTACGCTGAGggtttattaaatatttaaaaaagaaaaaaaaaaaaaattcagatcGACCCAGCCAGGCCCCTTTCACCATATACCCATAAACCTTGTTTTGACCTGCTAAACTGACACATCTGACCCGCCCATTTGGCCACCTTTACATTAAGGTAATGGGTGAAGCAACGTTAAATCATtagatatattcatatatatatatatatgtatatatatatgaatacagATAATCATGGGAGTGTTACAACATATAAGGAAGACTTACCAACAAAGCAGCAAGTGAACATCTATTGATGAGTTATGATTATATCTCTTCCATGACCCGCAGGTCAAAACTATTGTTATATCTCACAACTCACATACCACGCAGAGATATTTCTAACTCTTCTATCATCTTAGCCATATCGTGTTTTCCACAATTCTTCAATCCATCAGTTACCATATCGAAGTGCCGTGACATGGGTGATAATTTAAACTCGGTCATCTCTAACAAATAATTTGCAGCTTCGACATATTTGCCTCCCCGTGCACACATCTTTAAAAGCATGGTATAAACAGGTCTGTTTGGTGGGTGCCCCTTCACCTTCATATCACTAAAAAAACTAAATGCATCATCAAACCTTCCATTTCTACAAAGTCCCTTAAGAATTGGGGCATATAAACTCGGAAACGGTTTATTTCCCTCCTCAATGGATCGATAAAGAATACTAAAGGCCTCATCAGTCCTGCCAATTTTTGAAGTTGCCGCAATTATGATCTTATACGTCTCAATATCCGGACATAACCCTATTCTACAAACATCATTGTAAAGACCAATACAAAAATCAATCTCACCAGATTGACAAATAGCGTCCGCCAACAAGTTAAAAGTACTCACATCAGGCAAAAATCCTTCTTTAGTCATTTTCCTAACCAACCCTTTAGCTGATTCAAGATAACCCGCATTTAACAACCCATCAATCAAAAGATCTCGCCCACGAACCGGCGGATTAAACCCCTTATCGctcatttctttcaaaaaattttgGGCTTCTTTCATTTTTCCAGCAGAACACCACCCATTAACCAAAACCGTATACGTTTTCTTATCTGGAACTACTCCTTTCCTAACCATCCTTCTAACCAAAGCATAAGCCCCTTGAAAATTCTTGACCTCACAAAGCGCAAAAAGCAAGGAATTATATATTTCAGTAGTTTGCGCGCAGTTAAAATTCTTGCACTTGTTAAACAGCTCAACAGCTTGATCGATAAGTCCATTCTTACCATAATGCTCAATGATGTACGAAACAACAGACGCAGAAATCGGGAGCTTTTGTATCTTCATCTGATGTGCAACCTTCCACATGGTTTCCCAATGACGGGTTTTAGCTAAAATCTTAAGTAACTCTTCAAACTCAACAGTTGTCGGTTCATACTGAGGATGTTGGGTACGAACCCAATTAAAAAAACGAAAAGACTCAATACCCGAACTACCACAACTACGAAGCACACGGTACACAAACTCTGAATTAACAATCCTTGAAATGCACATTTTATTCAAAGTCctttctaaatatatatcacGACGAACAATATTAGATATATGATGAATGGTAGCAAAATAATCATCATTTGTCCCACTTCTTCCCTCTCCTCCATCACCACCGCCGTTACTCAAATAATCGGTCACCGCAGTTTTTAGGGTTCTA includes these proteins:
- the LOC122579247 gene encoding pentatricopeptide repeat-containing protein At5g18390, mitochondrial, which codes for MHKFPMLNLVRLIVVKRISPTNANRIEIRTLKTAVTDYLSNGGGDGGEGRSGTNDDYFATIHHISNIVRRDIYLERTLNKMCISRIVNSEFVYRVLRSCGSSGIESFRFFNWVRTQHPQYEPTTVEFEELLKILAKTRHWETMWKVAHQMKIQKLPISASVVSYIIEHYGKNGLIDQAVELFNKCKNFNCAQTTEIYNSLLFALCEVKNFQGAYALVRRMVRKGVVPDKKTYTVLVNGWCSAGKMKEAQNFLKEMSDKGFNPPVRGRDLLIDGLLNAGYLESAKGLVRKMTKEGFLPDVSTFNLLADAICQSGEIDFCIGLYNDVCRIGLCPDIETYKIIIAATSKIGRTDEAFSILYRSIEEGNKPFPSLYAPILKGLCRNGRFDDAFSFFSDMKVKGHPPNRPVYTMLLKMCARGGKYVEAANYLLEMTEFKLSPMSRHFDMVTDGLKNCGKHDMAKMIEELEISLRGM